GCGACAAACATTATGCTTTTGTCTTGGAAGAGAAGGGTGAGTTCTCTCAACATGCATAAACTTTGCCATTTCAGCTTCTATCAAACAGAACTCACGCAGTAGATCATGCATTGCACATGCTTTTATCTCACCATTGAATCTCCTTTTTCTAACCTGTATCAAGTTCCTGCTAATAAGGTCCTTTAAATAATCTATTGCCACTTCCTCCAAACATTTACCATTTCCAAAAGTCCTTATGAAACCTTCTGCAATCCATAAGTGGATCAATCTCCGAGTGTCAACCTGAAAATCCTCTGGGAAACTACTCataaaaagaaagcaagcttTGAGGTGATTAGGCAAGTGATAGTAACTCAAACCAAGCACTCCTAAGCATTTATCGGGATGACTAGCAATAATTTCACTTAAGGTTCGGGCAACATCCTTCCAACATCCTAATGTCCTGGGCATTTTAGAAAGATGTCCTGCAATCACTGAAATTGTTAAGGGTAGTCCTTGGCATTTTTCTACTATCTCCATTCCAACTTCTTCCAATTCAGGAGGATGTTCATGTTTTGGTCCAAACACCGTATCACAAAGTAACTTCCAACCGTTTTCTAAACTCAAAAGGCTCATCTCATGAGGGCTACAAGTATTTGCATACATCGCTACCTCAGTTTCCCTAGTAGTCAATAAGATTCGACTCCCGTTGTTATAATTAGGAAATATTCCTCTTATACTATCCCAGACATCCCTACTCCAAATATCATCAACAATAACAAGGTATCTTGGACCCTTTAGCTTTTTCTGTACTAGGTCAGCTAACTCATTGTCATCCATCTTATCATAATCTTTTGTATTCACAATATCTGTTTGCTTTGAAATGCAACGTAAAGCTTCTAAAAACACATTTCTACACCTAAATTCATGAGATATTGTAACCCAGGCAAGAATGTCAAAGTGATACCTGATTGTTAGATGATCATAAGCTTTTTTAGCGAGTGTTGTTTTGCCAATGCCACCCATGCCTGATATTGTGACAATGTCTAGATCCGACGGTGGTCCTGTCAATCTTTTAACTATTATCTTCAAGTCATCATCAAGTCCGTGCACAATATCATCTTCCAACATTGGATAACTTGTATAAGAAGTGCCAATCAAGGAATCCtcagataattcaagaactTGATCAGCATCATGAGAAAGAATCTCCATCACTTGTTTCTTTATTGTATCCATTTTTTCAACAAGTGGTAGCAAATCCTGGTGTTGTAAAACTCCAAATGTCCAGCTTGAGCCTTTGataatttgagaaatttttATCTCAACAACATCTTCTGCATAACTAATAACTCTTATTTTGTCCTCCAAAGATTTGATCTTTTCACTGGCAAATCTACTACTCTTGCGAATATTTTCAAGGATATGTTGAAAATATTCAGCAGTAGCATAAAGAGAATCGAGCGTTTGGGCAGTGTCAACATGAAAGAGTTCTGGAATATTTTGTTGATCAACAAGAGTTTGAAGAAGAGAACTTACAGCACTATAAGCTGCCATCAAATCAATATGGAGAGGAATTGgaacaaaataatatttgaaggaGTAAAGAGGATGTAATTCAATATATCAAATACTCTTTTGTATTTATAGCAACTTGTTGTATAACAACCTTTAATTAATTTCCAACACCATGTTGGt
This sequence is a window from Solanum dulcamara chromosome 10, daSolDulc1.2, whole genome shotgun sequence. Protein-coding genes within it:
- the LOC129870633 gene encoding putative late blight resistance protein homolog R1A-10 codes for the protein MAAYSAVSSLLQTLVDQQNIPELFHVDTAQTLDSLYATAEYFQHILENIRKSSRFASEKIKSLEDKIRVISYAEDVVEIKISQIIKGSSWTFGVLQHQDLLPLVEKMDTIKKQVMEILSHDADQVLELSEDSLIGTSYTSYPMLEDDIVHGLDDDLKIIVKRLTGPPSDLDIVTISGMGGIGKTTLAKKAYDHLTIRYHFDILAWVTISHEFRCRNVFLEALRCISKQTDIVNTKDYDKMDDNELADLVQKKLKGPRYLVIVDDIWSRDVWDSIRGIFPNYNNGSRILLTTRETEVAMYANTCSPHEMSLLSLENGWKLLCDTVFGPKHEHPPELEEVGMEIVEKCQGLPLTISVIAGHLSKMPRTLGCWKDVARTLSEIIASHPDKCLGVLGLSYYHLPNHLKACFLFMSSFPEDFQVDTRRLIHLWIAEGFIRTFGNGKCLEEVAIDYLKDLISRNLIQVRKRRFNGEIKACAMHDLLREFCLIEAEMAKFMHVERTHPSLPRQKHNVCRFSFQTKFYSVDDCCKLLPPISRSIYLFSHLDLPFSPCINLLGIFPIYRRDPIILEFFSRFILLRRLPIYHRIIHEFFSRFNLLRVLVIFNNVLMLESFPLVITKLFHLRYLQVRFDGDIPESISELQNLQTLICSGNSSYRTLPENIWMMKKLRYISLSRRATYLPSPRRESILNKHVGMPSLEELSGLCYTSCTKDVFSGIPNLKRLIIHLPFFSFKNLPNYWLMDLSSLRKLEAFKFCWDFNLFYPIKSFVLPTSLKRLTLAKFLYFPWEDILSTVIMLPNLEELKLKLCMAKDFVWRLSDKDKFKSLKLLLLSNTNLKRWEASSDNFPNLKRLVLKDCYRLQEIPADFGEIGTLESIELHDCSATAEDSARNIEQEQEDMGNDFPKVYITNSRRKLELILRDHLMI